DNA from Castor canadensis chromosome 3, mCasCan1.hap1v2, whole genome shotgun sequence:
TAGGCCGATATGGGTGAGATTGAATGAATGCAGTTCTATTCAACTCTAGACTTGTGCTGAAAATTCAATACAGTTCTATCTATGGTGGGTTATAATTAAGCAATAAGACACGGCAGGTGTGTGTCATGCTATGATAATGATTCCATGCCTTGGGTGAGTTTGGAGGCTCATGGAGTGCTTTCAGTGGTTCAAGAAGTGGCATTATCCCAGCATGACACATCCTGGAGTGTCTATTGCAATTAAACAGTTTCagcatagtttttaaaaagaaagtaatttctgTGACATTAATGTCTCTTCTTAGTAAGTAGCCAGTcactattttatcttttctttccttaataGTTTGAAATAATTCATCCTTGATATTAGAAGTCAATATTGAATTGTTATTTATAAGAgtattgttatatttttaatattgagtTCAATATGACATTGTTGGTTGTATTGAACATCTCTAATTACAATTGATGTAAGTTGTAGTTTATCTCTAATCAAAGTATAAAATGTGAAGGGTCAGAAAGatgagtagaactatttggatTGGTCACTTTCCTGTGATTAAGGTGTTACAAGGTTTCAGAACAGCATTTTGCTATAGCAAACAATGGAAGCAAAATTGTAGGTATGAAAAACATCGTTGGAATATTGGTAAGTATTGGTATGTTTTGACTAAGGGGATTAACATTAATTTTCAACCCTGCATTCAATTATTTTCTAGGAAAAATTAACTGTATTGCATGTTAAAAGTAATAGTTAACCCTGTTTTTAAAGGGCAGAGTAATGAATGAGCTCTGCAACTCCAATGAGACctggttgggggagggagggtggaaTGGAAGTAAATGAGTAATATAATTTACATTGTATAACAGGGCCTTTTTATCCCCACTAGTATAGTGATAGGATTTATCTGCTTTCAGCTATGGATCTtggtagcttttttctttttccttgttcagtttcttttgtaaaatttaatttcaagACCTTAGAAGATACCTGGCCATGTCAGGAAAAGCCTGAGTGTTCACTCAGCATAGCACCTATATATTTCATGTCCATGCTGTTTCATTCACTTTGGCCAACTGCAGTTTCAAGTGGAGAATCTCCAGTGATACAGCGATAATGCAGGGCTTTGCTGAGTGAGAGCACTGGCTCTCCTGTTGAGGAGGAAAAATACTAAGCCTTAGTGCTCTGAGGAGGCATTTGAATGACATGTTAATTAAGTGGCATTGGTGCCAGAGGCTGAAGGCTTTGATTTGGCACAAAATAAAAGATGAGTGACAGAATGATTTcctcaaagaaaattttaaatttcctcaggttttctttctctttctctctctttttttttttaaacaaatatatagCAAATGGTAATAGTCACAATAGCAGAAATCAAAAAACACTTGCATGTGATCAAACCTATGTGTATCCTTCTACTagctttttatatttaataattgaTATTAAATATGTCACTTACTTAGAACACAAATTTACATCATAAAGACGTAATTAATTTTGGTTAGTTTGAACCCAGCATATGAAATTGTGTTCTTCTCAGCCTTTTTTAGCAAAACTTCAGCCTCTAATTAAAGAGGAGAATTCAACTGCTgttgaagaaataggaaaaacagaAACGGGGAACAAGAATGAACTAAATCCCACATTTCCCATTGGTGACCtacaagaggaagaaaagcacAAAGATTGTGATTTAGGTGatgtgaaaaaaatccattttgatCCAGAAGTAGTTCAAATAAAGGCTGGAAAAGCAGAAGTAAGAAGTTTGGTGGAGGAGGGGGGACATTACCATTTTAAGAAGTCATACAGTGTTTACCTCTTAAAACATTCTTCTTGTTTATAGATTGACAGACGAATATCTGCATTTATTGAAAGAAAGcaagctgaaataaatgaaaacaacgTCAGGGAATTTTGCAATGTTATTGATTGTAATCAAGGTAACTACCTAGAAGTTAATTTTCATAGGATTTTTTTACAGttctatctttcatttttaaacaataaCATTAAGAACACAATTCAGTTTACTTCACAGGTTTTTAGTTAGTAACTGAGGTAGTGAAATTTCCTTCTGTCTACTAGCGACTATGTTATAGAACTGATTTTCATTTTGGTTCCCTAAAAAACAAATGCTAACATAAAAAgatgaatgttaaaaaaaatatatgaatgttTACCCACTGAGAAGATTAAAGTTCTTTTAGGAAATGGAGGTGAAGTGTGGAATAGCCAGGTTGTTCGTTTCACCATTATTGAGCAGCATGAATTTCAAGCCTGTAAATGTACTTATGAAATTATGATGTTACTACCAAAAGTGAATTCAGTAAAGTTAATAGCATTCCTCAAGAGGGAGCAGTTTTCTCATTACTACTGAGTTAGGTGAAATGTTATGTCACGACACAGCCAGTTCATCATGAGTTttatgcttttttcctttctctcatagTGGATACATTTGCTGTTTTTTCATCagattctcctttcctcttcactTGATGTTATAGTACATTTATAGATCTGTAGGTATGCTGCAGAATACAAACTGTTACATAGCACTGCCTTGCTCATATTCAGGCATCCTAGTGATAATCAAAGTAAGTAGTTCTTAGAAGAAATTTGAAGGGTTCATAATTGGGATGAACATTTTTCTTGTTGCCACTAATGCCTATGGGCTAATTATTATGAACACAGAATTGTCAGATGAACCTAAAAGTAGCTCACATCACATTGATACACTGATTCCTTTAATGGCATAATGTAGGCTCTGTTTGGGTCCTAAATTCAACTTTTTCTGCAGTTAACTTTTACATCTGTGTCTCTAAATTTGGTGTATTTTCCCCTTAGCTTTTCAGAACATGTACCACAGCAGCAAAACCCAGGTACTACAATCCAACTGCAAGCAACTCATGAGAGAGGGTTTGTTGAGGGAGCAACCACATGTGTCACTAATGTTATTCCTCTGTTCTCCCTGCTAACTCTATTATTATAAACCACCAGGGGATAGAAATTGACAAGAATTGAAATGCTCAGCAGGATTCCTTGGCCCATTCAATCCCTTGCTGACTCAAAACAGTGCTAGCAAGAATTGCTGTGGGGAGTGACTAGCAGTCATACATTCAACACACCATGTTGAATTTCTTGCTGATGGGTCAGTTAATCTACGTATTTGGAATATAGCTCTGGAATGGATGATAGCTTCTTTTTTAACCCCTAGCCAAGTGAAAAGGTAGAAAGAGAATAGAGAAACGCTGGCCCTTTAAACATATTTTGAggttctccccctcctcccaggaaaaaaaagaaaatgactctgTTTAGTCTCTAGGTATGAAAGATGAATGGatttggaattttatttgcaCAGTTTGACTTTATCAGCAGAATTGTTAAGGAAACTTAAACGAAAAAATGTACCTTAATGTGTTAGTGTATTCCTTTAAAGACCTCTCAATTTGACTGAAGTATAagcaaaggatttttttaaaaactcaaatttcATAGGAAAAAGAGAATTGTCTTTCAGTATCTAATttaccatcctttttttttttttgcaaaataattAAAGGAGTTTTACAAAAAGTTTACTGCCAATGCATGGTTTTACTAATGTTATTTCGCGCATTAATATATATTGTTACTATATAGTGTTGTagattgcaaaataaaatatatttaaacatataatTATATTAGTATGTAATAATATAATTACATATGTCgtatgtaattatatattatgTTAATGTCTTTCTAATTCCCCCCCTTTTGTAATGTATTGATACCTAATTTGAAGGAAAGTATACTTTTCAGCTTGAAAATTTGGAGGATAAATTTTCACAACATGTATTTCCTGACATTGCATTTTTTGAAAGCTGTAGGatgggaaaaagggaaaaattcctaATCACAAAAGTGAACATTAGAAGTCTAGATAGAGTAGGAAAGTATGTGTTGTCCATGATGTTTCAAGGTCTTTTTTTATCAAAACGTTAATTTTATCAAGATGTTAAACGTGTAATTAATCTTTATTAGATATTCCCTAATTTGGCCAGTCATGCTGGGGTTTTttaagagatatttttaaaatatactccagtaaaaatgagttctgtttttatGATGAGGTAGTTAAAATTAGTACTCTATATGAGTTATTTTCCCCAAAGGCTCAAATGTTTTTTGGGGATTTTGacttttgttaaaaattatatGATGCTACTTAATGTTAAGGACTTTTCTGTATGCAAATCTAAACATTAGACAAAAATATTAGAGGTTATGGTTCATTTTAGAAGATAAAGGTTACTCAATTCTATCCTATATGTGATGGTAATTTATTATTATCTCAAATTATATTCTCTTATGAGTAATATTATGAATTATTGGAAGTTTATCAAAATCTTATACATCTGTAattaagaatatatatttaaactAATATTCATCTGAATTCTCCTTAGAAAATAGTTGTGCAAGAACTGATGCCATTTTTACCCCTTACCCTGGATTTAAAAGTCATGTAAAGGGTAAGTAACTGCCACATATATCTTTGCTATTGTCAGGAGTTTATTCTAGACTATTAACACAATTGTTGTAGAAATAACTTTACTATCTAAATTTTgtttaacacaaaacaaaaatactaccTTCATTCTTGGGCTTGTGGCTACTTTATGAAAAGGATATAAGGTACTGAGGGAAACACAatttctgttttgaaatataaatttacaCAGGCCTAAAAGTTTCTTAACTTAGTTTCTAGAGTTGTGAATACATATGGACCACAGACTAGACTTGAAGGAATTCAAGGATCAGGTCATAAATCTACCAGCATGCTTCGAGACTGTGGCAATCAGGCTGTGGAAGAACGACTGCAGAATATTGAGGCTCACTTGAGATTGCAGACAGGTAAGCAGAATGTTAGGTGGTGCCCCACAAGTGGTAAAAGAAATTCCAGTTTACTTAGTCTCCAGATTTTCATTGAACACTCATTTAAACCATTGTTCTGGCTGAtacaaaagtgaataaaatattatcattgcTTTTAAGGAATTTACACTTTTTGTTATTTATGCTTTTCtcgtctcacactttttgccacATTCTATAATTTGAGAAAGTGCTTGTAGATTAGAGACAGGTTCCATATAGCTCCTGTGAAGTCACAGCTGAAAATTCGTGCAATTTTTTCCTATGACCAACTGCAGAACTTAACCATTACCACCTCTGATTCTTATCACCCATTCTGTTAGATACCAAGTATTGATAAGTGTGGTCCTACTCCTCAAGGATCTTTTAGTTagcatataaacaaataaatgctgTAGAGAAAatgaactaacatttattgaacactattGCCAGCTAGACTGCAAGTGTTATGCATATGTTAACTTAGTATTGAATGGTACTCTTTTGAGGTATCAGTGCTGTTATTATTGCACAGATAAGGAGATTGAAGTTTGAAGAGCTCAGGCAACATACCTAAAATAGTAGGAACGGGAAATCCAGTCCAGATTTACCTGGCTAAATCTTTTTACCTTGCCATTTAGTCACTTAACCAATAAGATCCTGTTGGTTCTGCCCTAAATATCTCCCAAATCTACCCACTTCTGTCTGTCTCCACTGCTTCTTCTGTAGATGAAGCCAGTATGATCTTGGCCTTGGCTGATGGAAGTATGTTAGTTGCTCCATTTGCCACTAAATTTCCTCTAAATCATTATTCACCCTATGGccacattcctttttttaaagctCAAATCTAGTCTTGTTTCTGCCCAGCTAAAAATTctttagtggggttttttttgtttttttgtttttgtttttgttttttgttttttgttttttgtagccCTTACATGCATACCAAACTtaatatttatccatttatttaacaaatagtaCTAAGTTCCTGTACTGTTATAGATACTGAGATGATATCTGAATAAAAATTCTATCTGGGGgagatatttattattataaataatacttgtttaaaatattttcttaaaatttattataagaaTGCTACAAGAGAAGGCTAAAGATAAAAGCAATTTGACCAAGAGAAGCAAAAAAAGATTGAGATCAGAGGAAGTtgtgattttgtttatttatttatttatttatttgtggcactggggtgtgaattcaagttctcatgcttgctaggcaggcgttcttacCTCTTGAGCACTCTGCCAGCAGGAAGTTGTAATTTTAAATGGGATAGTCCACACCCATATTTCCAGCCAGTCTCTGGGTTTCCTATCACCTACTCATTTTGCTGCCCTGTGGCCTGTGTAACTATCCTTCTCTTCCTGATCCCAGACCAGTGTGGATCCCTGTTTTATATGGCTACATAGCACCTGGTACTCCTAGCCCTCCTTTAAAGCAGTTATTGAAGTTCTGTTTAATGTCCCTGTCCTCTGCTAGATAGTAAGGTCTGTGAGAGTGGAACTGTGTCTGTCATGTTCATTACATTTGTAACCTAGTGCAATGTCTGGCACAAAGCAGGTATTCAAATgtttattcaatgaatatttgggACACAAAATTATCATCAGTCTCTCAGAGGAAGTCAAGGGATGGCATCCCTGATGAAATGATGTTTAAGACCTTACAAGATCAGTAAGAATTTTCCATGAGCCAGGCATCCCATAAAGAGGGAATAGTGTCTGCAAAAAATGATAGGAGCACAAAATACATTTCTGAATCTAGTCTATCTGGGGTATTTGCTGAACGAAGGTAGAAAAGATAAGAGAATGAGTGAATCTTTGAGGTAATAAGACATTAGCATTAAGAATTAATCTCCTCTTCCAGtagtaaatgaatttaaaatgcaaCTGTATAAAAGGATTGACTGGTTTAAAAATGTAGTTAAttcttttgggggagaggggaggaatcTGTTATACACTCGCTATGTACCAAGCACTATTTTAGGTATAAGGAATACTAAGATGAGGTAGTCAGTTTCTGGCTTCAAAGACTTTATAGTCTAGGTGGGATAAAGATTAAAGAAGTAGAATTTCAAAGGGTCAGTGAAGAAGGGTATGGTGGGGGCACAAAGAGCCTCCCTGTGAACAGGTTCAGGCAATTGTCTCATGAACCCATTGACCCATTGAAACTTAAAACTAGCTCTTGAAAGGTACATGGGTAAGGCAGGGGACATTCTAGATAAAGGGAACAGCAAGAGCAAAGTCAAAAGAACAAGTTACTTAATTTACCTTATTTAGGAGCATAGTCAAGGTCCTAAGATAAAGAACATATTCTCAAACAAAGCTGGAAAGTTGATTCTTTTGATGTGATAATTTACCTGTATTTTTTAATGGCGTAGTGAGTGTGTAATCATGTGTTGATTAAGTCAGTAAATAGAGTACTTGCTCTGTGCCAAGAGTTGTAGTCTATGGCCTACACAGCCATATTC
Protein-coding regions in this window:
- the Mbip gene encoding MAP3K12-binding inhibitory protein 1 isoform X1, yielding MAATTELSSSSSNDRNLERSSSPHLSREVLCEIFRSLHTLAGQLNLKDDVVKITIDWNKLQSLSAFQPASLFSALEQHVLYLQPFLAKLQPLIKEENSTAVEEIGKTETGNKNELNPTFPIGDLQEEEKHKDCDLGDVKKIHFDPEVVQIKAGKAEIDRRISAFIERKQAEINENNVREFCNVIDCNQENSCARTDAIFTPYPGFKSHVKVSRVVNTYGPQTRLEGIQGSGHKSTSMLRDCGNQAVEERLQNIEAHLRLQTGGPVPRDIYQRIKKLEDKILELEGISPEYFQTVNFSGKRRKVQLPQQNYSLAELDEKISALKQALLRKSREVESMATHHLP
- the Mbip gene encoding MAP3K12-binding inhibitory protein 1 isoform X2; amino-acid sequence: MAATTELSSSSSNDRNLERSSSPHLSREVLCEIFRSLHTLAGQLNLKDDVVKITIDWNKLQSLSAFQPASLFSALEQHVLYLQPFLAKLQPLIKEENSTAVEEIGKTETGNKNELNPTFPIGDLQEEEKHKDCDLGDVKKIHFDPEVVQIKAGKAEIDRRISAFIERKQAEINENNVREFCNVIDCNQENSCARTDAIFTPYPGFKSHVKVSRVVNTYGPQTRLEGIQGSGHKSTSMLRDCGNQAVEERLQNIEAHLRLQTGGPVPRDIYQRIKKLEDKILELEGISPEYFQTVNFSGKRRKVQLPQNYSLAELDEKISALKQALLRKSREVESMATHHLP